In Candidatus Vicinibacter proximus, the genomic stretch TTCCGGGTGCAATTTTGCCATTCTTTCGCATAGTAGCCTTTTATGGGAATCTTTATTCAAAAAGAATGGGAATTTTAGGCGAATATCCTGTAGATGAAATGTTAGAAAAACTTAAAAAGGAGTGTCAAAATTGGGAAGCTGTTGACTCAATTTTTCCAGTAAAACCTGCCTTGCATTACATTGCAGTTACTGCCCAAACGGAAGGCATTAATAAAAACCTTCGAATGCCCTTTCAGCAAATTGAAAAAATACTTTCTCTTGCAAAAAAAATAGATGCTCTAGTATTTCTGGACATTCAGGTTGGTTGGAGCAGTCTTGAAGTAGAAATTCCCAAACTTGAGAAATTCTTAAAATTGCCTAATGTGCATCTTGGTATAGATCCGGAATTTTCTATGAAATCAGAGATTTTGCCTGGCAAACAAATTGGCACTTTTGATGCAAAAGACATTAATTACGCTTCCAAATATTTAAGCAAACTTGTAAAGAAACATCAGCTTTCACCAAAGATACTGGTGGTCCATCGTTTTACAAAAAACATGGTTACCAATGTCGGATCTATAAAAATATTTCCTGAGGTGCAATTCGTTATGGATATGGACGGATTTGGAACGAAAGAATTAAAAAAGAGTACCTACCAAAGACACATCTATGCAGAACCTGTACAATTTACCGGATTCAAAATATTTTATAAGAATGATACCAAAATAAGTTCAAAAGAACTATACACCCCAGAAGAACTTTTGAAATTTATTCCCCGCCCAATTTACATCCAGTATCATTAAATTTAACCAGATCGCTCGGTAAATACCGATATTTGAATTTTTGCATTTAAATCTCTGTACAATTTTGGTGTCCTGATTAATCCTCTTTTAGTAATTAATTTTGTATTCGATTTACATATGGATAAGTAAGTTTAACAACTTATGGATATTACGATCAGAATATGAAAAAGGAATCAAGCATGTAATATAAAGCAAAATGCTTGAATACCAGCGAGAATGGTTCTAAAATAAATTAAAACACAAAAGTGAAAGTTTCAGTGCAATTAATTTTTCCCACCTAATTAAAAATTACTTTTTGTGAATAAGAATAAGAGTTGTTCTTTATGTGAATAAAAAAGAGCCCTTCTCCCAATTCCTTTTTATAAATCGATATTTTTGAATTTTCCATCAACTTCCTTGTGTACACAGATTGTCCATAAGCATTAAAAACTTTAATTGATATTGGCCAGTTTGTATCCCAAGTGGAGAAATCAATTGTAATTAATTCATTGGATGGATTAGGATACACCGAAACCTTGTATTTCTTATCTTCAATTAATTCGTTTCCAACGGTAATAGAACGCTTAAAGAATTCCCAAAATATTTTTGGACCATTTAGTGGGTAATTTAAGCCGTTCGGATATTCATGTATCATATCTTTTACTAAGGTAAAGATATATGGCTTAGCCAATTCGCCAGGCTTATTATCTAAAAATTGATAAGTGTGGGTGATTGGAGTTTCGGACTTAATAAAATTGTCAGTTAGTCCCTGAGAACCGAGAACTCTCCCAATTGGTATTTGCAGATAGGTCAAAATGGAATCCCCCCCAAAAGGTAATTCTGTATAAGGCGAAAAAATAAAACGATCATCTAAAGTTCCAACTATTGTCCAGATTGGAATCCTATTGATAGGTCTAGCAGAATCTGACATGGTCAAAATTGAACTTCCTCCGGTTACTGCTGCAAAAACATCTCCCGCATCTACGGCCAATTTATGAATCATAGAACAACCATTAGAAAAGCCACTGGCAAAAATCATTTTTCGATTGACCGGTAAACTATCTGCAATTTGAGTAGCTAAAAGCTTTAAGAACTTTACATCATCAACGTAATTCTGAGGAGGACCAGAACATGGAAATTCAGTTACATTGCCATTCACCCAGCGAGTATTATGCTTTTCAATATTATCCTCTACAAAACACCAAGTTAGAGAAGATGGAAATACAGTGATAAAATTTTCTTCTTCGCCCAATTCCTTCCATCCTGAAATATTATAAAATTTTTCTCCATCCCCACTTGTTCCATGAAGCATAAACACAACCGGATAACCATTTGGGGGTGGCAACTTCCCCGGTATTACTATAATGCATTCTCTTTGATGTCCATCAAGAATAAATTTTAAATCAATTCTTTTTTG encodes the following:
- a CDS encoding T9SS type A sorting domain-containing protein, encoding MNYKLLLGLLFLNYVSLFSQKRIDLKFILDGHQRECIIVIPGKLPPPNGYPVVFMLHGTSGDGEKFYNISGWKELGEEENFITVFPSSLTWCFVEDNIEKHNTRWVNGNVTEFPCSGPPQNYVDDVKFLKLLATQIADSLPVNRKMIFASGFSNGCSMIHKLAVDAGDVFAAVTGGSSILTMSDSARPINRIPIWTIVGTLDDRFIFSPYTELPFGGDSILTYLQIPIGRVLGSQGLTDNFIKSETPITHTYQFLDNKPGELAKPYIFTLVKDMIHEYPNGLNYPLNGPKIFWEFFKRSITVGNELIEDKKYKVSVYPNPSNELITIDFSTWDTNWPISIKVFNAYGQSVYTRKLMENSKISIYKKELGEGLFFIHIKNNSYSYSQKVIFN